The DNA region TTTATGTTATAATTTCATATAAGCAGTCAAGGCAAACAAAAGGATCTCTCTATCTATGCTTAAAGAATTGCATAGCTCTAGAATTTGTGATTTGTGAAATTATAAATTGTCTTTCTTTTCTGAATCAACAGATATTTGGTCCAGAAAGCAGTGGGAAGACTACGCTAGCTCTACATGCAATTGCAGAAATACAGGTATAGATTTAAAAGTTTAGTATTGTTTCTTTAGAAATGATAAATGTTTGTAGCACAAGGTGACACATTTTTTAACTGCTAAAGTATATTACTGAATCAACTATGTATTCGGCTACTAATATGCAGAAATTGGGAGGCAATGCCATGCTTGTTGATGCAGAGCATGCTTTTGATCCTGCTTATTCCAGGGCATTGGGAGTCGACATAGAAAATTTGATTGTCTGCCAACCTGACAATGGGGAAATGGCATTAGAAAGTAATTTTTGTTTCACTCGGATAATATTTTTATGTCTAAGTTTTTTCCCCCATTTATACTATTATTTGTTATTGACTTGTAAAAGTCACCAATATTAGTGTTCTACTTAGATTTCATAAGTATAATGATGCTGAAGAATGAACTTTGTTCACCTTAGTAACAATTTATTTTTGTGAGTTCCTGTATCTTTGCAAATTAGAGACAGTTGATTAGCAGCTACCAAGGTTATTGTTCTTTGCAATACACTTCCTGTATgttttaaagaaatttgaagCCATCGATCTTGACTATAAAACTTAAAGAATCATTGTTGCTCTGTGTTTTCATCTAAACCATCTGCTAGATTAACTGATTTCCTTAACCTAATATCTTGTTGCTTTAAGTAATCCACATgggcacatgttttcacttaaaTGTGAATTGCCACTAATAACTTTATGGCAGTTGCGGACCGTATGTGCAGATCTGGAGCAATAGATCTCATTTGTATTGATTCAGTATCAGCTCTTACTCCAAGGGCTGAAATTGAAGTaagtttttagattttttttcattgTTTTATTTGCCTCAGGTGTTTAAATGACAATATTGACTAAACAACAGCTGAAATACTTGCCTAGGGCGAGATTGGGATGCAACAAATCGGTTTACAGGCCCGTCTAATGAGCCAAGCATTGCGTAAAATGTCAGGAAATGCCTCAAAAGCTGGTTGTACTCTGATTTTTCTAAATCAGATAAGATACAAGGTATTTCATAAATTTTCTTCCTTGCCTGCTGCATCACCTTTCTTCCTTTTACTGAACTCTCATCTATTCACTTTGATAGATTGGGGTGTTCTATGGAAACCCTGAAGTCACTAGCGGAGGGATTGCCCTGAAGTTCTTTGCATCACTTCGTCTAGAGATACGCCCTATTGGAAAGATCAAATCTGTGAGCGAATGACTTCAGTGATTAACTTCTAGTTCTCTTTATCTCGACTTCTTTAATAAATTAGGATAACTGCATTAGTATTTTTTTTCCAGGCAAAAGGAGATGAAGATATTGGAATTAGGGTGCGTGTTAGAGTGCAGAAAAGCAAAGTATGTTTAGCAAATGCAGTCATTATTATCACACCAaatctttgaaaatgatagaAACCATCTTTAAAAATGATAAACAACATTTTTGTCAACGTAGTGTTGAATACATTTTGACAACTTTGTTTCTAATATAAAATTTGGTAATTGTGaaattgtgttaactttgtttcaAACTATTGGATTGAGTAAAAGTAAGCGCCCGACGATTACATATATTAACCATTATATCTATTttttcttgttcttgtgtatcaCTTGTTGAGTCTCCATTTCTTCAGGTATCGAGaccatacaaacaagctgagttTGAAATTATATTTGGTGAAGGAGTTGGCAAATTGGTTGGTTCAAAATGTTCTcgcttgtattatttttttttacagaaTTGAAATGCTTTTTCTCTGGACTCACTGATTTGAAATTTAGGGTTGCCTTTTGGATTGTGCTGAGTTGATGGATGTTATTGTCAAGAAAGGATCATGGTATAGCTATGGAGAAAAT from Zingiber officinale cultivar Zhangliang chromosome 4B, Zo_v1.1, whole genome shotgun sequence includes:
- the LOC121976401 gene encoding DNA repair protein recA homolog 1, chloroplastic-like, with the protein product MISITPLKAHSTPFAIPLLPPPCLRISPRIPCALTRRSMKLRSEFELKGNGALSGDSDPRALDRLKALEAAMNEINSSFGKGSVTRLGSAGGALVETFPSGCLTLDFALGGGLPRGRIVEIFGPESSGKTTLALHAIAEIQKLGGNAMLVDAEHAFDPAYSRALGVDIENLIVCQPDNGEMALEIADRMCRSGAIDLICIDSVSALTPRAEIEGEIGMQQIGLQARLMSQALRKMSGNASKAGCTLIFLNQIRYKIGVFYGNPEVTSGGIALKFFASLRLEIRPIGKIKSAKGDEDIGIRVRVRVQKSKVSRPYKQAEFEIIFGEGVGKLGCLLDCAELMDVIVKKGSWYSYGENRLGQGKEKALQYLRENPTVCNDMEKAVRPMMMDVSRHMSLLAFGQLSTAEEEQINDEK